A window of Bradyrhizobium sp. AZCC 1610 contains these coding sequences:
- a CDS encoding TRAP transporter substrate-binding protein, whose translation MIKSELVLGFAGLAALALTAVTTDANAQEKVRWKMQSAFGSQLPHLGTSAVRFAKNVERLSGGKLEIKFYEPGALIPPLECFDAVAKGSIESCWTTPGYHTGKYPALAFFTTVPFGPPVGEFLGWKWFGGGNQLRNEIYAQHGLIAIDSFAIAPETSGWFRNEIKSVEELKGLKMRFFGLGAQVMQKLGVSTQLLAAADIYPALERGVIDATEFSMPTMDTKLGFHQIAKYNYFPGWHQQTSVSELLMNKAAWDKLSDQNKAIIEIALGESVMHTYVESDHAQFAAMAEMRDKHKVQVKRWSDQDLAALEKAWLEVLAEESAKDPLFKKVADHYLDYRKKFAVWGVSQTMKATYQKD comes from the coding sequence ATGATTAAATCCGAACTGGTATTGGGATTCGCGGGGCTAGCCGCCTTGGCCCTCACGGCGGTGACCACAGATGCCAACGCGCAGGAAAAAGTCCGCTGGAAGATGCAGAGTGCGTTCGGCAGCCAGCTGCCACACCTCGGCACCTCGGCCGTGCGCTTCGCGAAGAATGTCGAGCGGTTGTCGGGCGGTAAACTGGAGATCAAGTTCTACGAGCCCGGTGCGCTGATCCCGCCGCTGGAGTGCTTCGACGCGGTGGCCAAGGGTTCGATCGAATCGTGCTGGACGACGCCCGGCTACCACACCGGCAAGTACCCCGCGCTCGCCTTCTTTACCACGGTGCCGTTCGGCCCGCCCGTCGGCGAGTTCCTCGGCTGGAAGTGGTTCGGCGGCGGCAACCAGTTGCGCAACGAGATCTACGCCCAGCACGGCCTGATCGCGATCGACTCCTTCGCCATCGCACCCGAGACTTCCGGCTGGTTCCGCAACGAGATCAAGTCGGTCGAGGAACTGAAGGGCCTGAAGATGCGGTTCTTCGGCCTTGGCGCACAGGTGATGCAGAAGCTCGGCGTCTCCACCCAGCTGCTGGCAGCGGCTGACATCTATCCTGCACTGGAGCGCGGCGTGATCGACGCGACCGAGTTCTCGATGCCGACGATGGACACCAAGTTGGGCTTCCATCAGATCGCCAAGTACAACTACTTCCCAGGCTGGCATCAGCAGACCTCGGTGAGCGAACTCCTGATGAACAAGGCGGCATGGGACAAGCTGTCGGATCAGAACAAGGCGATCATCGAGATCGCCCTCGGCGAGTCCGTCATGCACACCTATGTCGAGAGCGACCACGCCCAGTTCGCGGCGATGGCCGAGATGCGCGACAAGCACAAGGTTCAGGTCAAGCGCTGGAGCGACCAGGACCTGGCCGCGCTGGAGAAGGCCTGGCTGGAAGTGCTGGCGGAGGAATCGGCCAAGGACCCGCTGTTCAAAAAAGTCGCCGACCACTACCTCGACTACCGCAAGAAGTTCGCGGTCTGGGGCGTGTCGCAGACGATGAAGGCCACCTACCAGAAGGATTGA
- a CDS encoding TRAP transporter small permease subunit, with protein MNALLKLAENMRRALEVVALASGWLLVIMACVTTFDVVARKFGLQLPYTRLQELEWHFHAAIFSLWMGYCYTINAHPRVDTFTEMMSYRRRAWIELAGCLLLALPYMALVAYYSLDFVAQSYRLGEQSDSTVGLTHRWIIKGIYAAGLWMVVLGILSVLLRVIVFLFGRKSEREVNLQIGHVITDV; from the coding sequence ATGAATGCATTGCTGAAGCTGGCCGAGAATATGCGGCGGGCGCTTGAGGTTGTTGCCCTGGCGTCCGGCTGGCTGCTCGTTATCATGGCGTGCGTGACCACGTTCGATGTGGTGGCGCGCAAGTTTGGCTTGCAGCTGCCGTACACCAGGCTGCAAGAGCTGGAATGGCACTTCCACGCCGCGATCTTCTCGCTTTGGATGGGCTACTGCTACACGATCAACGCGCATCCGCGGGTCGATACATTCACCGAGATGATGTCGTATCGCCGCAGGGCATGGATCGAACTCGCCGGCTGCCTCCTGCTGGCGCTGCCCTACATGGCGCTGGTCGCCTATTACAGCCTGGATTTCGTTGCGCAGTCCTATCGGCTCGGCGAGCAGTCAGACAGCACCGTCGGGCTGACCCACCGCTGGATCATCAAGGGCATCTACGCTGCCGGCCTATGGATGGTGGTGCTCGGCATCCTCAGCGTACTGCTCCGCGTGATCGTCTTCCTGTTCGGCCGAAAGTCGGAGCGGGAAGTCAATCTGCAAATCGGACATGTGATTACCGACGTCTAA
- a CDS encoding TRAP transporter large permease produces the protein MLDWLADNLALIMFVSMFFFIFIGYPVAFIMGGLALAFAVFGAWLGTFNLIGLSDIVLRMWGGVANDPVLASIPMFIFMGAILERSGSAKDMLDATEVLLKRCPGALAVSVMVMGTILAAPIGVVGAAVITLSVIALPQMLAAGYDKRLAIGTIASAGTLGILIPPAIMLVVMAEMLATSAGNLFLAAIMPGFLLSGLYLVYIVLVAIFRPGAAPKLPPGYGPQTRTAFWYALWRGLFPMTALLVIVLGSIFAGWATPTESGAVGVLGSMFIAALNRRMTFKMMNEAIYASCRANGLVFLIFLGATGFSYVFRVLGGDDLMISTLTYFGIDTKWEMLGFVMILIFLLGFPFEWIEICLIVLPVFAPILLRYDFSDHIGNNAALMTWFGTLVAVNLQTAFMTPPFGATLFYMKGTAPPGVTMNDVFTAMYPFVALQALGLMLCIYFPSISLWLPRLAGFIE, from the coding sequence GTGCTCGACTGGCTGGCCGACAATCTCGCTCTGATCATGTTCGTGTCGATGTTTTTCTTCATTTTCATCGGCTACCCGGTCGCATTCATCATGGGCGGACTGGCGCTCGCCTTCGCCGTCTTCGGCGCCTGGCTCGGCACGTTCAACCTGATCGGCCTGTCCGATATCGTGCTGCGCATGTGGGGCGGGGTCGCCAACGATCCGGTGCTGGCGTCGATCCCGATGTTCATCTTCATGGGCGCGATCCTGGAGCGATCGGGCTCCGCCAAGGACATGCTGGACGCAACCGAGGTCCTGCTCAAGCGGTGCCCGGGCGCGCTGGCGGTCTCCGTGATGGTGATGGGTACGATCCTGGCGGCGCCGATCGGCGTGGTCGGCGCGGCTGTCATCACGCTGTCGGTGATCGCGCTACCGCAGATGCTGGCCGCGGGCTACGACAAGCGGCTTGCCATCGGCACCATCGCCTCGGCCGGAACGCTCGGCATCCTGATTCCGCCGGCCATCATGCTGGTGGTGATGGCGGAGATGCTGGCGACCTCGGCAGGCAATTTGTTTCTCGCCGCCATCATGCCGGGCTTCCTGCTCTCCGGGCTCTACCTCGTCTATATCGTGCTCGTCGCCATCTTCAGGCCGGGCGCCGCGCCGAAGCTGCCGCCCGGTTACGGACCGCAGACCCGCACTGCGTTCTGGTACGCGCTCTGGCGGGGCCTGTTTCCGATGACGGCACTGCTGGTGATCGTGCTCGGCTCGATCTTCGCCGGCTGGGCCACGCCCACGGAGAGCGGCGCTGTCGGCGTGCTCGGCTCCATGTTCATCGCCGCGCTGAACCGGCGCATGACGTTCAAGATGATGAACGAGGCGATCTATGCCTCCTGCCGCGCCAACGGCCTCGTGTTCCTGATCTTCCTCGGCGCAACCGGCTTCTCCTACGTGTTCCGCGTGCTCGGCGGCGACGACCTGATGATCTCGACGCTCACCTATTTCGGCATCGACACCAAGTGGGAAATGCTCGGCTTCGTCATGATTCTGATCTTCCTGCTCGGCTTCCCGTTCGAGTGGATCGAGATCTGCCTGATCGTCCTGCCGGTGTTCGCTCCGATCCTGTTGAGGTACGACTTCTCCGACCACATCGGCAACAACGCTGCCCTGATGACCTGGTTCGGCACGCTGGTTGCGGTCAATCTGCAGACCGCGTTCATGACGCCGCCGTTCGGGGCGACGCTGTTCTACATGAAAGGCACGGCGCCGCCGGGCGTCACCATGAACGACGTGTTCACGGCCATGTATCCGTTCGTCGCGCTGCAGGCGCTCGGCTTGATGCTGTGCATTTATTTCCCGAGCATCAGCCTGTGGCTGCCGAGACTGGCCGGCTTCATCGAATAG
- a CDS encoding response regulator transcription factor, giving the protein MNAAPIKVLVIDDEPPIRKLLRMGLSTQGYDILEASNGKIALEKLAESPALIILDLGLPDIQGHDLLRMIRGRNESVPIVVLSSRGDEAGKVQALDLGADDYLTKPFGMDELLARMRAALRHQLQVQGERPVFRAGDLSVDLVRRIVKVGEREVKLSPKEYELLRVLVQHAGKVLTHRFLLKELWDELTDAQYLRVYVRQLRQKIEADPERPQFVLTETGIGYRLRAPD; this is encoded by the coding sequence ATGAATGCCGCCCCGATCAAGGTTCTGGTGATCGACGACGAACCGCCGATCCGCAAGCTCCTGCGGATGGGGTTGAGCACGCAGGGCTATGACATCCTCGAAGCCTCCAACGGCAAGATCGCGCTGGAGAAGCTCGCCGAGAGCCCAGCGCTGATCATCCTCGATCTCGGCCTGCCCGACATCCAGGGCCATGATCTACTGCGCATGATCCGCGGCCGCAACGAAAGCGTGCCGATCGTGGTGCTGTCGAGCCGCGGCGACGAGGCCGGCAAGGTGCAGGCGCTTGATCTCGGCGCCGACGATTATCTGACCAAGCCGTTCGGCATGGATGAACTGCTGGCGCGGATGCGCGCGGCGCTGCGGCACCAGTTGCAGGTGCAAGGGGAGCGGCCGGTGTTTCGCGCAGGCGATCTCTCGGTCGATCTGGTGCGCCGCATCGTCAAGGTCGGCGAGCGCGAGGTGAAGCTCTCGCCGAAGGAATATGAATTGCTGCGCGTCCTGGTGCAGCACGCCGGCAAGGTGCTGACCCATCGCTTCCTGTTGAAGGAGCTGTGGGACGAACTGACGGATGCGCAATATCTGCGCGTCTATGTCCGCCAGCTCCGCCAGAAGATCGAAGCCGATCCGGAACGTCCGCAATTCGTGCTGACCGAGACGGGCATCGGCTACCGGCTGCGGGCGCCGGATTAG
- a CDS encoding sensor histidine kinase KdpD produces MAQTRRDPEQRPSPEALLEAARREDSRAGRLKIFVGAAPGVGKTYEMLQSAHARKKAGADVVVGVVETHGRVETEALLNGLEVLPRRRLAYKEQTLEEMDLDALIARRPQITLVDELAHTNAPGSRHPKRYLDVEELLSHGIDVYTAVNIQHIESLNDVVAQITHVRVRETVPDKVFDLADAIELIDLTPDDLIQRLKEGKVYVPKQAERALEHYFSPGNLTALRELALRRTAERVDEQLLTHMQANAIDGPWAAGERILVCVSEDPRAAGLVRYTKRLADRLHAQWTAISIETRRSLQLTDEQRDRLADTMRLAEALGGEALTIPGVGRRIADDVIHFAHANNVTQIIIGKSTRSWWFELTRGSVVRDLVRRAGNISVHVIPGDEQGVAKVAVQTAARQEPFNPRPYLMALLFVAVGLGAAALIRPMFGGIENVDLVFLTAVVSVAVRYGLLPSLLASVAASLCYNFFFMPPYYTFTIADPTNIAAFFFFMLIALLVSNVAARVRLQADTAIGRVRTTESLYAFSRKLAGTATLDDVLWATAYQTALMLKVRVVLLLPEEGVLTVKSGYPPEDQLDQADLAAANWAWSNDRPAGRGSDTLPGAKRLFLPMRTGRGAIGVIGIDDDRTGPLLTPDHRRLLDALVDQGALAIERVLLVEDMDRVKRTVESDRLRGALLTSISHDLKTPLASVLGAASTLRDFGSGLNEAQKNDLLATMIDESERLNRFIANLLDMTKLESGAIVPNTARHDVGEIVGSALRRAGKILVHHKVSLELVADLPMLELDAVLFEQALFNLLDNAAKYAPPGTTISIRGARDRAQVSLQILDEGGGIPPEELESVFDKFYRAQKGDHVRPGTGLGLAISRGFVEAMHGTISAANRSDRSGAVITIRLPVPATDSALDTAA; encoded by the coding sequence ATGGCCCAAACCCGCCGCGACCCTGAACAGCGTCCCTCGCCGGAAGCCCTGCTGGAGGCGGCCCGGCGCGAGGATAGTCGCGCGGGACGGCTCAAGATTTTCGTCGGCGCCGCTCCCGGCGTCGGCAAGACCTACGAGATGCTGCAGAGCGCCCATGCCAGGAAGAAGGCCGGCGCCGATGTCGTCGTTGGCGTGGTCGAGACCCATGGCCGGGTGGAAACCGAAGCGCTTCTGAACGGCCTCGAAGTGCTGCCGCGCAGGCGGCTCGCCTACAAGGAGCAGACGCTTGAGGAGATGGACCTCGACGCGCTGATTGCGCGACGGCCGCAGATCACGCTCGTCGACGAACTCGCCCATACCAACGCGCCGGGCAGCCGTCATCCCAAGCGCTATCTCGACGTCGAGGAATTGCTGTCGCATGGCATCGACGTCTACACCGCCGTCAATATCCAGCACATCGAAAGCCTCAACGATGTGGTCGCACAGATCACACATGTACGGGTGCGCGAGACCGTGCCGGACAAGGTGTTCGACCTCGCCGACGCCATCGAGTTGATCGACCTAACGCCCGACGATCTGATCCAGCGGCTGAAGGAGGGCAAGGTCTATGTCCCCAAGCAGGCCGAGCGCGCGCTGGAGCATTATTTCTCGCCGGGAAACCTGACCGCGCTGCGCGAACTGGCGCTGCGGCGTACCGCCGAACGGGTCGACGAGCAGTTGCTCACGCACATGCAGGCCAACGCGATCGACGGACCGTGGGCCGCCGGGGAGCGCATCCTGGTCTGCGTCAGCGAGGACCCGCGGGCGGCCGGACTGGTGCGCTATACCAAGCGGCTCGCCGACCGGCTGCACGCGCAATGGACGGCGATCAGCATCGAGACGCGGCGCAGCCTGCAACTGACCGACGAGCAGCGCGACCGGCTCGCCGATACCATGCGGCTGGCGGAGGCGCTCGGCGGCGAGGCGCTCACCATTCCCGGCGTCGGCCGCCGCATCGCCGATGACGTCATCCATTTCGCGCACGCCAACAACGTGACGCAGATCATCATCGGCAAATCGACGCGTTCCTGGTGGTTCGAGCTGACGCGCGGCTCCGTGGTGCGCGATCTGGTTCGGCGCGCCGGCAATATCAGCGTGCACGTGATTCCCGGGGACGAGCAGGGCGTCGCCAAAGTCGCAGTACAGACCGCGGCGCGGCAGGAGCCGTTCAATCCGCGGCCCTATCTGATGGCGCTGCTGTTCGTCGCGGTCGGCCTAGGCGCCGCGGCACTGATCCGACCCATGTTCGGCGGCATCGAGAATGTCGATCTGGTGTTCCTCACCGCCGTGGTCAGTGTGGCGGTTCGTTACGGGCTTTTGCCCTCGCTGCTGGCGAGCGTCGCCGCTTCGCTATGCTACAACTTCTTCTTCATGCCGCCGTACTATACTTTCACCATCGCCGACCCGACCAACATCGCAGCGTTCTTCTTCTTCATGCTGATTGCGCTCCTGGTCTCCAATGTCGCAGCGCGGGTGCGCTTACAGGCCGATACGGCGATCGGCCGGGTTCGCACCACCGAATCGCTCTACGCTTTCAGCCGCAAGCTGGCGGGTACGGCAACGCTCGACGATGTGCTGTGGGCAACCGCATACCAGACCGCGTTGATGCTCAAAGTGCGGGTGGTGCTGCTGTTGCCGGAAGAGGGCGTGTTGACCGTTAAGTCGGGCTATCCGCCGGAAGATCAACTCGACCAGGCCGATCTCGCCGCCGCCAACTGGGCCTGGAGCAACGATCGCCCGGCCGGGCGCGGATCGGATACGCTGCCGGGAGCAAAAAGGTTGTTCCTGCCGATGCGAACGGGGCGCGGCGCAATCGGCGTCATCGGCATCGACGACGACCGGACCGGGCCGCTGCTGACGCCGGACCATCGCCGGCTGCTGGATGCGCTGGTCGACCAGGGCGCGCTGGCGATCGAGCGGGTGCTGCTGGTTGAGGACATGGACCGCGTCAAGCGCACGGTGGAATCCGACCGGCTGCGCGGCGCGCTTTTGACCTCGATCTCGCACGATCTGAAGACGCCGCTGGCTTCGGTGCTCGGCGCCGCCAGCACGCTGCGCGATTTTGGCTCCGGCCTAAACGAGGCGCAGAAGAACGATCTGCTCGCCACCATGATTGACGAATCCGAACGGCTCAACCGCTTCATCGCCAACCTGCTGGACATGACCAAGCTGGAATCCGGCGCCATCGTGCCGAATACCGCGCGGCACGATGTCGGCGAGATCGTCGGCAGCGCGCTGCGACGCGCCGGCAAGATTCTCGTGCATCACAAGGTGTCGCTGGAACTCGTCGCCGATTTGCCGATGCTGGAGCTCGATGCGGTGTTGTTTGAACAGGCGCTATTCAATCTGCTGGACAACGCCGCAAAATACGCGCCTCCCGGCACCACGATTTCGATCAGGGGAGCGCGGGATCGGGCGCAAGTCTCCCTGCAGATACTGGACGAGGGCGGTGGCATTCCGCCGGAGGAACTGGAAAGCGTGTTCGACAAATTCTATCGCGCGCAGAAGGGCGATCACGTCCGCCCCGGCACCGGTCTTGGACTTGCGATTTCCCGCGGTTTCGTCGAGGCCATGCATGGCACGATCTCGGCCGCCAACCGCAGCGACCGCAGCGGTGCGGTGATAACCATTCGGCTGCCGGTACCGGCCACCGACAGCGCGCTGGATACCGCCGCATGA
- a CDS encoding K(+)-transporting ATPase subunit C, with protein MLREIRPAILILLLLTAITGLAYPLAMTAIAGAIFPKQAQGSLIEKDGKVIGSALIGQEFKADKYFHGRPSATAAPDPVDSTKTVSSPYNAANSGGSNLGPTSKALADRIKEDVEKLKAENPSLPVPVDLVTTSGSGLDPDISLEGALFQVPRVAKARNLPEARVRELVVEHTQGRMAGLLGEISVNVLALNLALDEASK; from the coding sequence ATGCTCAGAGAAATCCGCCCTGCCATCCTCATCCTGCTCCTGCTCACCGCGATCACCGGCCTTGCCTATCCGCTTGCCATGACCGCGATTGCCGGCGCGATCTTTCCAAAACAGGCGCAGGGCAGTTTGATCGAGAAGGACGGCAAGGTCATCGGCTCCGCGCTGATCGGGCAGGAGTTCAAGGCCGATAAATATTTCCACGGCCGCCCGTCCGCGACCGCGGCGCCGGACCCGGTCGATTCCACCAAGACCGTGTCTTCGCCTTATAACGCCGCCAATTCCGGCGGCTCCAACCTCGGTCCGACCAGTAAGGCGCTGGCTGACCGGATCAAGGAAGACGTCGAGAAACTGAAGGCCGAAAATCCTTCCCTCCCGGTGCCGGTCGACCTCGTCACCACCTCCGGCAGCGGGCTCGATCCCGACATCTCACTGGAGGGGGCGCTGTTCCAGGTCCCCCGGGTGGCAAAGGCCCGTAACCTGCCGGAAGCCCGCGTCCGCGAACTGGTCGTGGAGCATACGCAGGGCCGCATGGCTGGATTGCTCGGCGAGATCAGCGTTAACGTATTGGCGTTGAATCTGGCACTGGACGAGGCCTCGAAATGA
- the kdpB gene encoding potassium-transporting ATPase subunit KdpB produces the protein MEAMKLQKKATASAMLDPKIVMPAIRAAFAKLDPRLMIKNPVMFVVEIVAALTTVIFLRHLVTGGEGLAFTFQIILWLWFTVLFANFAEAVAEGRGKAQAESLKKTRTESKAKLLEGPGRSYQLVSGTSLKVGDIVLVEAGDNIPSDGEVIEGVASVNEAAITGESAPVIRESGGDRSAVTGGTQVLSDWVRVRITAAQGSTFIDRMIKLVEGAERQKTPNEIALNILLAGLTIIFVFATVTIPSYAAYAGGSISVVVLVALFVTLIPTTIGALLSAIGIAGMDRLVRFNVLAMSGRAVEAAGDVDTLLLDKTGTITLGNRQATAFRPVRGVTEQELADAAQLASLADETPEGRSIVVLAKEKYGIRGRDMKELAATFIPFTAQTRMSGIDAGSSSIRKGAVDAILNYVDGGGVVRTVASANAARAVQSGVMSDAAREIQAISDEVAKAGGTPLAVARDGKLLGVVHLKDIVKGGIRERFAELRRMGIRTVMITGDNPMTAAAIAAEAGVDDFLAQATPEDKLKLIRDEQAKGKLVAMCGDGTNDAPALAQADVGVAMNTGTQAAREAGNMIDLDSNPTKLIEVVEIGKQLLMTRGALTTFSIANDVAKYFAIIPAMFLAFYPQLEVLNVMHLASPQSAILSAIIFNALIIIALIPLALKGVAYRAVGAGALLRRNLLIYGLGGIIVPFIGIKAIDLAVAALGLA, from the coding sequence ATCTGGTGACGGGCGGCGAGGGCCTCGCCTTCACCTTCCAGATCATCCTGTGGCTGTGGTTCACGGTGCTGTTCGCCAACTTCGCCGAAGCGGTCGCCGAAGGCCGCGGCAAGGCGCAGGCCGAGTCGCTGAAGAAGACCCGCACCGAGAGCAAGGCGAAGCTGCTGGAAGGCCCCGGCAGGTCCTATCAGTTGGTGTCCGGCACCAGCCTCAAGGTCGGCGATATCGTCCTTGTCGAGGCGGGCGACAATATCCCCTCCGACGGCGAGGTGATCGAAGGCGTGGCGTCGGTGAACGAGGCGGCCATCACCGGCGAATCCGCTCCCGTGATCCGCGAATCCGGCGGCGACCGCTCGGCGGTGACCGGCGGCACCCAGGTGCTGTCCGACTGGGTCCGCGTCCGCATCACGGCGGCGCAAGGCTCGACCTTCATCGACCGCATGATCAAGCTGGTCGAGGGCGCCGAGCGGCAGAAGACGCCGAACGAGATCGCGCTCAATATCTTGCTCGCGGGCCTGACCATCATCTTCGTGTTCGCCACCGTGACGATTCCAAGCTATGCGGCCTATGCCGGCGGCTCGATTTCGGTCGTCGTACTGGTGGCGCTGTTCGTGACGCTGATCCCGACCACGATCGGCGCGCTGTTGTCGGCGATCGGTATTGCCGGCATGGACCGCCTGGTGCGCTTCAACGTGCTCGCCATGTCCGGCCGCGCGGTGGAAGCCGCCGGCGATGTCGATACGCTGCTGCTGGACAAGACCGGCACGATCACGCTCGGCAACCGCCAGGCGACGGCATTCCGTCCCGTGCGCGGCGTCACCGAGCAGGAACTGGCGGATGCAGCACAGCTCGCGTCACTTGCCGACGAGACGCCGGAAGGCCGTTCGATTGTCGTGCTGGCCAAGGAGAAATACGGCATCCGCGGCCGGGACATGAAGGAGCTTGCCGCGACCTTCATTCCCTTTACGGCGCAGACGCGCATGAGCGGCATCGATGCCGGCTCCTCCTCCATCCGCAAGGGCGCAGTGGACGCCATCCTGAATTACGTCGATGGCGGCGGCGTAGTCCGCACCGTCGCCTCGGCGAATGCGGCCCGCGCCGTGCAGTCGGGCGTCATGTCGGACGCGGCCCGCGAGATCCAGGCCATTTCGGATGAGGTCGCCAAGGCCGGCGGCACGCCGCTCGCCGTCGCGCGCGACGGCAAGTTGCTCGGTGTCGTGCACCTGAAGGATATCGTCAAGGGCGGCATCCGCGAGCGCTTTGCCGAACTGCGCCGCATGGGCATCCGCACCGTGATGATCACGGGCGACAACCCGATGACGGCCGCCGCCATCGCCGCCGAAGCTGGCGTCGACGACTTCCTCGCGCAGGCAACACCGGAAGACAAGCTGAAGCTGATCCGCGACGAGCAGGCCAAGGGCAAATTGGTTGCGATGTGCGGCGACGGCACCAACGACGCCCCGGCGCTGGCGCAGGCCGATGTCGGCGTCGCCATGAACACCGGTACGCAGGCCGCACGTGAGGCCGGCAACATGATCGACCTCGATTCCAACCCGACCAAGCTGATCGAGGTGGTCGAGATCGGAAAGCAGCTTTTGATGACGCGGGGCGCGCTGACGACGTTCTCGATCGCCAACGACGTCGCGAAATATTTCGCCATCATCCCGGCGATGTTCCTGGCGTTCTACCCGCAGCTCGAGGTGCTCAACGTCATGCATCTGGCGAGCCCGCAGAGCGCGATCCTGTCGGCGATTATCTTCAACGCGCTCATCATCATCGCGCTGATCCCGCTGGCGCTGAAAGGCGTCGCCTATCGGGCCGTCGGGGCAGGGGCGCTGCTGCGCCGTAACCTGCTGATTTACGGCCTCGGCGGCATCATCGTTCCCTTCATCGGCATCAAGGCCATCGACCTTGCGGTTGCGGCCTTGGGATTGGCTTGA